The Pseudomonas entomophila genome segment GACCAGGTCAAGGGCGAGCAACTGCCCCCGGCGCTGCAGGACCGCGCATTCAAGGGCAAGGTCTATCGCCTGGCTGAACTGGTCATCGATGTGCCCAGCCTGCTGGCCAACCTCGCACGACTGGCTGGCGACAGCCTGCTGGCGGGCGAACATATCGAGCCGCTGCGCGAGGGCGACGAACTGGCTGGGCTGCGTGTCGACGGTCGCGAGATCCGCGCCCAGCGCATTGTCCTCAGCGCCGGTGGCGGCACGGCGGACCTTCTGCATGCACTGGGCCTCGAGCAGCCCGCCATGCAGCGCCGTCCGCTGCACATGGTCCTGGCCAAGGGGCCCAACCTCAAACCGCTGTACGCCCACTGCCTGGGCGGCGGCCCCAAGCCACGCATCACCGTGACCACCCACCCGGCCGCCGACGGCCAGTGGGTGTGGTACCTCGGTGGCGACATCGCCGAAGCCGACGGTGTGGCCCGCGAGCCCGCCGCGCAGATCGCCGCGGCGCAGAAGGAAGTCGCCGGCCTGTTGCCCTGGGTCGACCAGAGCCAAGTACGCTGGGCCACCCTGCGAGTTGATCGCGCCGAACCCGCGCAATCGGGCCTGGTGCGCCCGGACAACGCCTTCCTCGCCGAGCAGCAGCGCCTGCT includes the following:
- a CDS encoding NAD(P)/FAD-dependent oxidoreductase; its protein translation is MPSAISTDVLIVGAGVAGLWLNARLRRLGYSTVLVERASLGGEQTIKSQGIIHGGTKYALHGALTGASEAIADMPRRWREALAGNGELDLTGTRLLSDAHYLWSPGTLAGNLTSFFASKAVRGRVDQVKGEQLPPALQDRAFKGKVYRLAELVIDVPSLLANLARLAGDSLLAGEHIEPLREGDELAGLRVDGREIRAQRIVLSAGGGTADLLHALGLEQPAMQRRPLHMVLAKGPNLKPLYAHCLGGGPKPRITVTTHPAADGQWVWYLGGDIAEADGVAREPAAQIAAAQKEVAGLLPWVDQSQVRWATLRVDRAEPAQSGLVRPDNAFLAEQQRLLVGWPTKLALAPDFADRVLASFERDGLHPSAQPNLAELPRPPLGVPAWEQLLP